From Microcaecilia unicolor chromosome 11, aMicUni1.1, whole genome shotgun sequence, the proteins below share one genomic window:
- the LOC115480539 gene encoding synaptosomal-associated protein 25-like has protein sequence MESEYQEIQRRVNQVTDESLECTRRMVQMVEESKDAGIRTLVMLDEQGEQLDRIDQGLDQINQDMKEAEKNLTDMGKCCGLCVCPCDKLKNIKSSEAYKAVWGNTQDGVVSSQPSRVTDEREQMVMSGGYIRRVTNDAREDEMEENLGHVGSILGNLKSMALDVGNEIDIQNKQVIKIRDKVIVNEDRIRDANTKAKKILKNA, from the exons ATGGAATCCGAATATCAGGAGATCCAGCGGCGGGTTAATCAGGTCACAGATGAG TCTCTGGAATGCACAAGGCGAATGGTGCAGATGGTGGAAGAG AGCAAGGATGCAGGGATCAGGACGTTGGTGATGCTGGATGAGCAAGGAG AACAGCTGGACCGTATTGATCAGGGTCTGGACCAGATCAACCAGGACATGAAGGAAGCTGAAAAAAACTTGACAGATATGGGGAAATGCTGTGGCCTGTGCGTGTGCCCTTGTGATAA GCTGAAGAATATCAAGTCCAGTGAAGCCTACAAAGCAGTTTGGGGCAACACGCAGGACGGGGTGGTCTCTTCCCAACCCTCCCGAGTAACTGATGAGAGGGAACAGATGGTGATGAGTGGCGGTTATATCCGCAG GGTGACCAATGATGCTCGGGAAGATGAGATGGAAGAGAATCTGGGTCACGTGGGCAGCATCCTCGGAAATCTCAAGAGTATGGCACTGGACGTAGGGAATGAGATTGACATCCAGAATAAGCAGGTTATCAAGATCAGGGATAAG GTCATTGTAAATGAGGATCGCATCCGAGATGCCAACACGAAAGCAAAGAAAATCCTGAAAAACGCTTGA